A genomic segment from Aspergillus puulaauensis MK2 DNA, chromosome 1, nearly complete sequence encodes:
- a CDS encoding putative DUF221 domain protein (COG:S;~EggNog:ENOG410PG2J;~InterPro:IPR003864,IPR027815,IPR032880,IPR022257;~PFAM:PF12621,PF02714,PF13967;~TransMembrane:11 (o27-48i108-127o168-187i635-660o680-705i726-753o773-802i823-842o848-866i887-908o920-938i);~go_component: GO:0016020 - membrane [Evidence IEA]) — protein sequence MANDLGSALEHAGGKGQAREGITIKTFVASLAAALIIFGVEFFLFLLLKGKLTRIYQPRTYLVPDRERTKPSPPGIFKWISPIFGTSSSEFIQKCGLDAYFFLRYLRMLIKIFLPLGCVILPTLLTLNKVGGKDHNYQNGTDTGPQWNVSGLDQLAWGNVTPENTHRYWAHLVMAVIVIVYVCFVFFDELRGYIRLRQSYLTSPQHRLRASATTVLVTAIPDKWLTVEALDRLYDVFPGGVRNIWINRNFDDLNEKVKERDKLALKLETAETELIVKCKKAQMKQSKAADKKAGVKQPEKKEKAEADAKASKLAMGAGISSGDPHQAQTLREVLHRDKISGKESKTEKRRYLNPLDPAIGLAGAVGQGVGKLGKSVFSTAKKSQKAAAENGEPQVSENFTDENTAGRPSGDDSETMFANTEEEGSHPKRPFWKSRPSNFSKSSNRTEPDELPLTAPDSPVDREEADLSNSEEDSPVRARGENDITIERNDAAEAEDDKYPVAYNENFEKDLGEPLWKKYIRQKDRETMRLPIFGISWMPSIWLLGKKVDTIDHCRKEVARLNLEIEVDQQHPEKFPLMNSAFIQFNHQVAAHMACQAVSHHVPKQMAPRTVEISPDDVIWDNMSIKWWERYLRTFGIYAIVIGMVIGWAFPVAFTGLLSQLSYLEDAFTWLSWINRMPEWLISAVQGILPPLFLAILMAILPMLLRFLCRTQGLQTGMGIELTVQNYFFAFLFVQLFLVVAIASSFSTIFRNITNVTSWPQLLAQNIPSSSNYFFSYMILQALSVSAGALVQIFSLVSWFILAPILDSTARRKWARTTNLNQMQWGTFFPIYTTLASIGLIYSVIAPLIMVFNVLTFGLFWFVYRYNTLYVTKFRFDTGGLLFPRAINQLFTGIYVMEISLIGLFFLVRDSNGNVACEGQAVIMIVMTVLTVGFQMLLNEAFGPLIRYLPITLEDEAVQRDAEFARVQMVRLGLSSDDEEENAANEKDTLEHQLRDRERAELQGEDEERDIELKKFEAGGVNRRASGLRRKGQSLDPETAANLNSSRRPSWATQSPNRRSKFFGANSEGAVPSIQRMREKLNQDAEAQGPVRHPRGSALFEGIHDELEDLTPDERDQLVQRAFQHDALRSKRPVVWIPRDDLGVSDDEIYRTQRLSKHIWISNEYQALDGKCRTIFSRSPPDFSEVDLIQL from the exons ATGGCAAACGATTTGGGCTCGGCCTTGGAACACGCAGGCGGTAAAGGCCAAGCCAGGGAAGGTATCACCATCAAAACATTCGTAGCATCGCTGGCCGCTGCTCTCATAATTTTCGGTGTCGAattcttcttgttccttcttctcaaagGGAAACTTACTCGCATTTA TCAACCACGAACATATCTTGTTCCCGATAGGGAACGTACCAAACCATCCCCCCCGGGCATCTTCAAATGGATCAGCCCCATTTTCGGCACTTCCAGCTCCGAATTCATTCAGAAATGTGGCCTGGATGCCTACTTCTTTTTACGCTACCTACGGATgctaattaagatttttcTCCCCCTCGGCTGTGTCATCTTACCGACTCTCTTAACTTTGAACAAAGTCGGCGGCAAGGATCACAACTACCAGAATGGTACAGACACTGGGCCTCAATGGAATGTCAGTGGCTTGGACCAACTAGCCTGGGGTAACGTCACTCCTGAAAACACGCATCGTTACTGGGCCCATCTGGTTATGGCTGTAATTGTCATAGTCTATGTCTGTTTCGTGTTTTTCGACGAACTCAGAGGCTATATCCGTCTTCGCCAATCTTATTTGACTTCCCCCCAGCATCGGTTGCGGGCTTCTGCGACGACAGTTCTGGTCACTGCGATACCAGATAAATGGCTTACGGTGGAGGCTTTGGATAGGTTATACGACGTCTTTCCTGGTGGAGTTCGGAACATTTGGATCAACCGGAATTTTGACGATCTGAACGAGAAAGTAAAAGAGCGAGATAAACTGGcgttgaagctggagacagcGGAGACAGAATTGATTGTCAAGTGCAAGAAGGCTCAGATGAAACAGTCCAAAGCCGCCGACAAAAAGGCTGGAGTTAAGCAGCCCGAGAAAAAGGAGAAGGCAGAGGCAGATGCGAAAGCTTCAAAGCTGGCTATGGGGGCTGGTATCAGTTCGGGCGACCCACACCAGGCTCAAACCCTGCGAGAAGTATTGCACCGCGACAAAATATCTGGGAAGGAATCTAAAACGGAGAAGCGAAGGTACCTTAACCCTTTGGACCCAGCTATAGGGTTGGCGGGTGCTGTTGGCCAAGGTGTTGGCAAGCTGGGGAAGTCAGTCTTTAGTACCGCCAAGAAATCCCAGAAAGCCGCCGCGGAGAATGGAGAGCCACAAGTCTCGGAAAACTTCACAGATGAGAATACGGCAGGCCGCCCCAGCGGAGACGACTCTGAAACCATGTTCGCCaacaccgaggaagaaggttcGCACCCGAAGAGGCCGTTCTGGAAAAGCAGGCCTTCAAACTTCTCCAAATCTAGTAACAGGACAGAGCCAGATGAGCTCCCGCTTACGGCGCCAGATTCTCCTGTCGATAGGGAAGAGGCAGACCTTTCAAACTCCGAGGAGGATTCGCCAGTAAGAGCACGCGGAGAAAATGACATTACCATCGAGCGAAACGACGCCGcggaagctgaagatgataaGTACCCCGTGGCGTATAATGAGAACTTCGAGAAGGATCTCGGTGAACCCCTGTGGAAGAAGTATATCCGCCAGAAGGACAGAGAAACCATGCGACTGCCGATTTTTGGCATTAGTTGGATGCCTTCGATTTGGCTTCTTGGGAAGAAAGTCGACACCATCGACCATTGTCGCAAAGAGGTGGCTCGCTTGAATTTGGAAATTGAGGTGGACCAGCAGCATCCTGAAAAGTTCCCCCTCATGAATTCAGCCTTTATCCAGTTCAACCATCAAGTAGCTGCGCATATGGCTTGTCAAGCTGTCAGTCACCACGTACCCAAGCAGATGGCTCCTCGTACTGTGGAAATCTCACCAGACGATGTTATCTGGGACAACATGTCCATCAAATGGTGGGAACGTTATCTGCGCACCTTTGGGATCTACGCTATTGTCATTGGCATGGTGATCGGCTGGGCGTTCCCCGTAGCCTTCACTGGATTGCTGTCCCAGCTCTCCTACTTGGAAGATGCTTTCACATGGCTTTCGTGGATAAATCGTATGCCAGAGTGGCTTATTTCGGCCGTGCAGGGTATCCTGCCTCCGTTATTCCTGGCCATCTTGATGGCCATTCTGCCAATGCTTCTTCGTTTCCTTTGTCGAACACAGGGCCTTCAGACAGGCATGGGCATCGAGCTTACCGTGCAGAACTACTTCTTTGCATTTCTATTTGTCCAACTATTTCTGGTAGTGGCAATTGCGTCGAGTTTCTCCACCATCTTCAGAAACATCACCAACGTCACAAGCTGGCCCCAACTTCTGGCTCAAAATATACCCTCATCAAGCAATTACTTCTTCTCCTATATGATTCTGCAAGCTTTATCCGTGAGTGCTGGAGCTTTGGTTCAGATTTTCAGCCTTGTTAGCTGGTTTATTCTCGCACCAATATTGGATTCGACTGCACGCCGAAAATGGGCTCGAACGACAAACCTGAATCAAATGCAATGGGGTACATTTTTCCCAATATATACTACTCTTGCGTCTATTG GGTTGATTTACTCTGTTATTGCGCCTCTTATCATGGTGTTTAATGTGCTCACGTTTGGTTTGTTCTGGTTCGTCTACCGCTACAACACCCTATACGTCACGAAATTCCGCTTTGATACTGGTGGATTGCTCTTCCCCCGAGCAATCAATCAGTTGTTCACCGGTATCTACGTCATGGAGATCAGTTTGATTGGTCTTTTCTTCTTAGTCCGTGATTCCAATGGAAACGTCGCCTGTGAGGGCCAGGCCGTCATCATGATAGTCATGACGGTACTAACTGTGGGATTCCAAATGCTGCTGAATGAAGCCTTTGGCCCACTGATCCGTTATCTGCCCATTACgttggaggatgaagccgTTCAGCGTGATGCGGAGTTTGCTCGCGTGCAAATGGTACGATTAGGGCTGAGtagcgatgacgaagaggagaacgCGGCAAATGAAAAGGACACCCTCGAACACCAGCTGAGGGATCGTGAACGTGCCGAGCTTCAGGGCGAGGACGAAGAACGCGACATTGAGTTGAAGAAATTTGAAGCCGGTGGTGTAAATAGGCGTGCGTCTGGGCTTAGGCGCAAGGGCCAGAGCCTCGATCCCGAGACAGCCGCCAACCTCAATTCCTCTCGCCGACCATCATGGGCAACTCAGTCCCCGAACCGACGATCTAAATTCTTCGGGGCAAATTCCGAAGGCGCAGTCCCAAGCATTCAACGCATGCGAGAAAAGCTCAACCAGGATGCCGAAGCACAAGGCCCCGTTAGACATCCCCGTGGTTCGGCGTTATTTGAAGGGATTCATGACGAGTTGGAGGACCTCACCCCCGACGAACGTGACCAGCTAGTCCAGCGAGCCTTCCAACATGACGCTCTTCGCTCCAAGCGCCCTGTCGTCTGGATCCCCCGCGATGACCTTGGAGTAAGTGACGACGAGATTTACCGCACCCAGCGCCTCAGCAAGCATATCTGGATTAGCAACGAGTACCAAGCGTTGGATGGAAAATGTCGCACCATCTTCAGTCGCAGCCCGCCTGACTTCTCAGAAGTCGATCTCATTCAGTTATAA
- the vtc4 gene encoding putative vacuolar transporter chaperone (Vtc4) (BUSCO:EOG09260KCW;~COG:P;~EggNog:ENOG410PFXZ;~InterPro:IPR003807,IPR018966,IPR004331;~PFAM:PF09359,PF02656;~TransMembrane:3 (o700-720i727-749o769-788i)): MRFGEHLRTSMIKEYYWYYINYDGLKKALKTGYVTEPTPDNTKPDRKSWTEDDERHFVTLLESELDKVFNFQKFKSEEIVRRIQESDKDVDNVVSRLNSSRDARGTGRSSGAPPSDEEFLMLEQVLSDIIADVHDLAKFTQLNYTGFQKIIKKHDKETQWYLKPVFAARLNAKPFFKDNYDAFVVKLSKLYDLVRTKGNPITGDSAAGGSQQNFVRQTTKYWVHPDNITELKLIILKHLPVLVFNPSKEFEEEDTAISSIYYDNPETWELYQGRLKKTEGAEAIRLRWYGGMGSDQIFVERKTHREDWTGEKSVKARFSIKEKNVNDYLSGKLTVDKIFEKMRKDKKKSEAEIADYEQLAREIQYRVITRRLAPVTRTFYHRTAFQLPGDARVRISLDTELTMTREDNLDGQRRAGNNWRRMDIGVDWPFSQLPPEDVERFPYAVLEVKLQTQAGQEPPKWIRDLTASHLVEAVPKYSKFIHGTAAMFPERIHLLPFWMPQMDVDIRKPASRHFGIQRPLTSTSLSANETPEDDEESDEDMLDEEQEARNARPRDRSNRADYGAADQSVLFADTDGNALDIEERIAAQPLPGDEDYPLYDSDEESVDSDELEEARRVGGRYYYEQLAKYYTHRVTTGTVNMLKALIPRPMPTSMPEPQQNGIAVIGNTRTTKRFEAPKGKRIHVPIRVEPKVYFAAERTFLSWLEFSILLATIAATLLNFGGDYITLACSWAFTVLAAIALVYSLMLYIWRVDKIRKRRDVKRVYYEKWGPTVVGLGLVAIMLVNFGLRVRQSGFTRKDGNPGATIPGRDDL; encoded by the exons ATGAG GTTTGGCGAGCATCTCCGCACGTCAATGATTAAAGAGTACTACTGGTACTACATCAATTATGACGGCCTGAAAAAAGCCCTTAAGACTGGTTACGTTACCGAGCCTACCCCGGATAATACCAAACCCGACCGGAAATCATGGACAGAAGACGATGAGCGACATTTCGTGACTCTGCTCGAATCTGAGCTCGATAAGGTCTTCAACTTCCAGAAATTCAAGAGTGAAGAGATTGTGCGAAGAATTCAGGAAAGCGACAAGGATGTCGATAACGTTGTATCCCGCTtaaacagcagcagagatgCACGAGGAACCGGTCGTTCGAGCGGAGCTCCTCCGTCGGACGAGGAGTTTCTTATGCTCGAGCAGGTTTTGAGTGATATCATTGCCGATGTTCACGATCTCGCAAAATTCACACAGTTGAACTATACAGGGTTTCAAAAGATTATCAAGAAGCACGAT AAAGAAACCCAATGGTACCTTAAGCCTGTCTTTGCTGCCCGGTTGAACGCCAAGCCTTTCTTCAAAGATAACTATGATGCATTCGTAGTTAAGTTATCCAAGCTTTACGACCTGGTCCGAACCAAAGGAAATCCTATCACAGGAGACTCTGCGGCTGGCGGCTCCCAACAAAACTTTGTTCGCCAAACGACTAAATACTGGGTGCACCCTGATAACATCACGGAGTTGAAGTTGATTATCCTCAAG CATCTCCCCGTCCTTGTCTTTAATCCGAGCAAAGagttcgaggaagaagacacTGCTATTTCATCTATTTATTATGACAACCCAGAAACATGGGAACTGTACCAAGGGCGTCTTAAGAAAACGGAGGGGGCCGAGGCTATTCGACTACGGTGGTATGGCGGCATGGGCAGTGACCAAATTTTCGTCGAACGGAAAACTCACCGCGAAGACTGGACTGGAGAGAAGTCGGTCAAGGCACGATTCTCAATTAAGGAGAAGAATGTGAATGACTATCTTTCCGGCAAGCTGACAGTGGATAAAATATTCGAGAAGATGcggaaggacaagaagaagagcgaggcTGAAATCGCTGATTACGAACAATTGGCCCGGGAGATCCAGTATCGTGTCATCACGCGTAGGCTGGCTCCGGTCACTAGAACCTTTTACCACCGAACAGCCTTTCAACTTCCCGGAGACGCAAGAGTCCGTATCTCCCTCGACACAGAGCTGACTATGACCCGAGAGGATAACCTTGATGGACAACGGAGAGCAGGCAACAACTGGCGTAGGATGGATATTGGGGTTGATTGGCCATTTTCCCAATTGCCACCAGAGGATGTTGAGCGTTTCCCCTATGCAGTTTTGGAGGTTAAGCTCCAGACGCAGGCGGGCCAGGAACCGCCGAAGTGGATTCGTGATTTAACGGCGAGTCACCTGGTGGAAGCAGTGCCGAAATACAGCAAATTTATTCATGGAACTGCAGCCATGTTCCCCGAAAGGATCCACCTGTTGCCATTTTGGATGCCGCAAATGGATGTTGACATCCGTAAACCTGCGTCACGCCACTTTGGTATCCAGCGTCCGCTGACAAGCACCTCTTTGTCTGCGAACGAAACtccagaagacgacgaagagtCAGACGAGGACATGCTCGACGAAGAACAAGAGGCCAGAAATGCAAGGCCACGGGATCGTTCTAACCGTGCAGATTATGGAGCAGCAGACCAGTCCGTGCTTTTCGCGGATACCGACGGGAATGCACTGGACATTGAGGAACGCATTGCTGCTCAGCCTTTGCCCGGGGACGAAGATTATCCGCTCTACGATTCCGATGAAGAGTCTGTCGACTCCGACGAACTGGAAGAAGCCCGACGGGTTGGCGGCAGATATTACTATGAGCAGCTGGCCAAGTATTATACTCACAGGGTCACGACTGGGACGGTCAATATGCTCAAAGCACTCATCCCCAGGCCGATGCCGACAAGCATGCCTGAACCTCAACAAAATGGTATTGCTGTCATTGGAAATACGCGAACCACTAAGAGGTTCGAGGCTCCCAAAGGCAAAC GTATCCATGTGCCCATCCGCGTTGAGCCCAAAGTCTACTTCGCTGCAGAGAGAACGTTCCTCTCATGGTTGGAGTTCTCTATCCTGCTGGCAACCATTGCCGCTACCCTCTTGAACTTCGGCGGCGACTACATTACACTTGCATGCTCATGGGCATTCACTGTTCTTGCTGCTATCGCCCTCGTCTACAGTCTCATGTTGTACATCTGGCGAGTCGACAAGATCCGCAAGCGGCGAGATGTGAAGCGAGTTTACTACGAGAAATGGGGCCCGACGGTTGTCGGCCTTGGTTTGGTTGCAATCATGTTGGTTAACTTTGGACTGCGAGTTAGGCAATCTGGGTTTACGAGAAAGGATGGTAATCCTGGTGCTACTATACCTGGCCGTGATGATTTGTGA
- a CDS encoding lysozyme (CAZy:GH24;~COG:S;~EggNog:ENOG410PQ8V;~InterPro:IPR034690,IPR033907,IPR023346,IPR002196;~PFAM:PF00959;~SECRETED:SignalP(1-16);~go_function: GO:0003796 - lysozyme activity [Evidence IEA];~go_process: GO:0009253 - peptidoglycan catabolic process [Evidence IEA];~go_process: GO:0016998 - cell wall macromolecule catabolic process [Evidence IEA];~go_process: GO:0019835 - cytolysis [Evidence IEA]), which yields MHSSIKLLVATIPALAASACVGPPVNGPTLDLIKGFEDFRGAVYDDGAGNPTIGYGHLCTDWSCSDVALPQPLTEETAAQLLAGDLIGYQDAVTNAFADPVTLNDNQYGALVSWTYNIGNGNMKSSDLVSRMNAGEDPAAVANNELPQWIHSNGQVMNGLIRRRKEEVNLFNAPSNVGALPAPC from the exons ATGCACTCCTCCATCAAACTCCTCGTTGCCACCATCCCTGCCCTCGCCGCATCCGCCTGCGTCGGACCCCCGGTGAATGGCCCAACCCTCGACCTTATCAAGGGCTTCGAAGACTTCCGAGGCGCCGTCTATGATGACGGTGCCGGAAACCCAACAATCGGCTACGGCCATCTCTGCACGGACTGGTCTTGCTCTGATGTCGCCTTGCCTCAGCCCCTGACCGAAGAGACCGCTGCCCAGCTACTCGCTGGTGACTTGATT GGCTACCAAGACGCCGTTACCAATGCCTTCGCCGACCCCGTCACCCTGAACGACAACCAGTATGGCGCTCTCGTGTCCTGGACTTACAACATCGGCAACGGAAACATGAAGTCGTCTGACCTTGTTTCTCGCATGAATGCCGGCGAGGACccggctgctgttgccaATAATGAACTTCCTCAGTGGATTCATTCCAACGGACAGGTGATGAATGGCCTCATTAGGAGGCGCAAGGAGGAAGTGAACCTGTTCAATGCTCCCAGCAATGTTGGCGCTCTCCCTGCTCCTTGCTAA
- a CDS encoding MCM DNA helicase complex subunit MCM4 (COG:L;~EggNog:ENOG410PHQM;~InterPro:IPR027417,IPR001208,IPR041562,IPR027925, IPR033762,IPR008047,IPR031327,IPR012340,IPR018525;~PFAM:PF00493,PF17855,PF17207,PF07728,PF14551;~go_component: GO:0042555 - MCM complex [Evidence IEA];~go_function: GO:0003677 - DNA binding [Evidence IEA];~go_function: GO:0003678 - DNA helicase activity [Evidence IEA];~go_function: GO:0005524 - ATP binding [Evidence IEA];~go_process: GO:0006260 - DNA replication [Evidence IEA];~go_process: GO:0006270 - DNA replication initiation [Evidence IEA];~go_process: GO:0032508 - DNA duplex unwinding [Evidence IEA]) codes for MSSPASSRRRGRPARDSATASPARSTRSQQQSQTSNPPQTTPRASRRLQGEAAVPSSSPMFFQSSPARGSSNAETPDARMEEPSSPLRASSAMDEGERTPRANGVALRDSSPIRYVSSSSPTRGFGRQNGHSDIPSSSSGLFVSSRQGLDGQRVASRRSDLHSGGFGSTPSRRRRVFVDANGVPAADGELQSDATFSNIHPDTSEAEVMGGNSTRVIWGTNISIQDSMSAFKNFLHNFTTKYRLWADGATEDETRRMGDMAEEREYIDMLNTMRQLGVTSLNLDAKNLKAYPPTLKLWHQLQAYPQEIIPLMDQSVRDVMVELAAKEMERLRSQIQRNQNIHRDLSSAPAVPSSDAMSETGRMPQTEIPDLVAEAETKPYKVLPFGLDTTINMRGLDPADMDKLVSIKGLVIRATPIIPDMKEAFFRCQSCNHSVQVDIDRGKIAEPTICPREACKERNSMQIVHNRCVFADKQVIKLQETPDSIPDGQTPHSVSLCVYDELVDVCKAGDRVEVTGIFRSNPVRVNPRQRTQKSLFKTYIDVLHVQKTDRKKLGVDVSTVEQELSEQAAGDAEQVRKISAEEEDKILRTSTRPDLYELLARSLAPSLYEMDDVKKGILLQMFGGTNKSFQKGGNPRYRGDINVLLCGDPSTAKSQLLRYVHKIAPRGVYTSGKGSSAVGLTAYVTRDPETRQMVLESGALVLSDGGVCCIDEFDKMNESTRSVLHEVMEQQTVSIAKAGIITTLNARTSILASANPIGSRYNPNLPVPQNIDLPPTLLSRFDLVYLVLDRVDESEDRRLAKHLVNMYLEDKPENASEREILPIEFLTAYITYAKTKIHPVLTPSAGKALSDAYVNMRKLGDDIRSADRRITATTRQLESMIRLAEAHARMRLSPEVTADDVEEAVRLIRSAIKQAATDSRTGLIDMGLLTEGTSASERRNKEALKRGVLGVIDDLAGGGGTARWTEAYRVLNEQSSIEVDGAQFTEAVRALESEGIVNILGEGARRSIRRAPGAVV; via the exons ATGTCTTCtcccgcttcttctcgtcgtAGGGGCCGTCCGGCGAGGGACTCGGCCACCGCATCACCAGCCCGCTCAACACGctcccaacaacaatccCAGACCAGCAACCCTCCACAGACTACCCCTCGTGCTTCACGGCGACTGCAAGGCGAGGCCGCCGTCccgtcctcttccccaatgttcttccagtcttcccCCGCGCGGGGGAGCAGCAATGCCGAAACCCCAGATGCTAGAATGGAAGAACCAAGTTCACCTTTGAGAGCTTCATCCGCCATGGATGAGGGGGAAAGAACGCCACGTGCAAATGGGGTAGCCCTAAGAG ATTCTTCGCCGATTCGATATGTTTCCAGCTCCAGTCCGACTCGCGGTTTCGGCCGCCAAAATGGCCACTCGGATATTcctagcagcagcagcggcctaTTTGTTTCATCTCGACAAGGGCTGGATGGCCAACGCGTCGCCTCCCGCCGCAGTGACCTTCATTCGGGGGGTTTTGGGTCTACCCCAAGCCGCAGGCGCAGAGTTTTTGTCGATGCAAATGGGGTACCTGCTGCGGACGGTGAGCTTCAATCGGACGCCACATTCTCTAATATCCACCCGGATACTTCAGAGGCAGAGGTCATGGGAGGTAATTCAACCCGTGTGATCTGGGGAACCAATATCTCTATTCAGGATTCCATGTCGGCCTTTAAAAATTTCCTCCATAATTTCACCACCAAATACCGTCTGTGGGCTGATGGGGCCACTGAGGACGAAACGCGCCGAATGGGAGATATGGCCGAGGAACGGGAATATATCGATATGTTAAATACAATGCGCCAGCTGGGTGTCACCAGTTTGAATCTAGATGCGAAGAATCTCAAGGCGTACCCACCAACTCTGAAGCTATGgcaccagcttcaagcaTACCCTCAAGAGATTATCCCGCTGATGGATCAGAGCGTACGAGATGTGATGGTCGAGTTAGCCGCTAAAGAGATGGAGCGACTACGATCTCAAATTCAACGCAATCAAAACATCCATAGGGACTTAAGCTCAGCCCCGGCGGTCCCCAGCTCGGACGCAATGAGCGAGACCGGCAGGATGCCGCAGACAGAAATACCAGACCTCGTAGCAGAGGCCGAGACCAAGCCTTACAAGGTCCTTCCGTTTGGTCTTGATACTACGATCAATATGAGAGGGCTGGATCCGGCTG ATATGGACAAGCTAGTGAGCATCAAGGGTTTGGTCATTCGTGCTACACCCATTATACCTGACATGAAAGAAG CATTTTTCCGTTGTCAATCTTGCAACCATTCGGTTCAGGTAGATATCGACCGCGGCAAGATTGCTGAGCCCACTATCTGCCCCCGTGAAGCatgcaaagaaagaaactcGATGCAAATCGTCCATAACCGCTGTGTATTTGCCGACAAGCAGGTTATCAAACTGCAGGAGACTCCGGACAGTATCCCAGATGGTCAAACACCTCACTCAGTCTCTCTATGCGTCTATGATGAATTGGTCGATGTGTGCAAGGCAGGTGACCGTGTCGAGGTAACCGGAATCTTTCGCTCGAACCCTGTGCGAGTAAACCCTCGTCAACGAACCCAGAAATCCCTCTTCAAAACATACATCGATGTTCTGCATGTCCAGAAAACCGACCGCAAGAAGCTCGGTGTCGACGTTTCTACCGTTGAGCAGGAGCTCTCTGAgcaggctgctggggatgcCGAACAGGTCCGCAAGATTtcggcggaagaggaagataagATCCTGCGAACATCTACGAGACCCGACTTATATGAGCTTCTTGCTCGATCACTTGCGCCTAGTCTTTACGAGATGGACGATGTGAAGAAGGGCATTCTGCTTCAGATGTTTGGCGGCACCAACAAGTCGTTCCAAAAGGGTGGTAACCCTCGCTACCGTGGCGATATCAACGTACTCCTCTGCGGTGACCCTTCGACAGCAAAGTCTCAACTACTCCGTTATGTGCATAAGATTGCTCCACGAGGTGTATACACCAGCGGTAAAGGTTCATCAGCTGTTGGTCTTACGGCTTACGTTACTCGTGACCCTGAGACTCGCCAGATGGTCCTGGAATCCGGTGCCTTGGTCTTGTCCGATGGTGGTGTCTGCTGCATTGACGAATTCGACAAAATGAATGAATCCACTCGCTCTGTTCTACATGAAGTCATGGAACAACAGACTGTGTCGATCGCGAAAGCGGGTATCATCACAACTCTCAATGCCAGAACAAGTATTCTCGCCTCGGCCAATCCTATTGGTAGCAGATACAATCCAAACCTACCGGTCCCACAAAACATCGACCTTCCGCCAACTTTGTTATCTCGTTTTGATCTTGTATACCTTGTTCTTGACCGCGTGGATGAGTCCGAGGACCGCCGCCTTGCTAAGCACCTTGTCAACATGTATCTCGAGGACAAGCCGGAAAACGCGAGCGAGCGGGAAATCCTA CCCATCGAATTCTTAACGGCTTACATTACCTACGCCAAGACCAAGATCCACCCAGTCCTCACCCCCTCCGCCGGTAAAGCCCTCTCCGATGCATACGTGAATATGCGTAAACTTGGAGATGATATTCGCTCCGCGGACCGCCGAATCACCGCAACCACTCGTCAGCTAGAGTCGATGATCCGTCTAGCTGAAGCTCACGCACGCATGCGCCTCTCTCCAGAGGTGACCGCtgatgatgttgaggaggctgTGCGCCTGATTCGATCTGCCATCAAGCAAGCAGCGACCGATTCCCGGACAGGCTTGATCGATATGGGCTTGCTCACCGAGGGCACGAGCGCAAGCGAGAGACGCAACAAAGAGGCCTTGAAGCGCGGGGTTCTGGGTGTAATTGATGATCTGGCTGGTGGGGGCGGCACAGCTCGCTGGACGGAAGCTTACCGGGTTCTGAATGAACAGTCCAGTATCGAAGTTGATGGCGCACAATTCACGGAGGCTGTCCGGGCACTTGAATCAGAGGGTATCGTGAATATCTTGGGTGAGGGTGCGCGGAGGAGCATCCGACGCGCTCCCGGGGCGGTTGTGTAA